In one Aquabacterium sp. OR-4 genomic region, the following are encoded:
- a CDS encoding D-amino acid dehydrogenase gives MRVAVIGAGIVGVTTAFELSSDGHAVTVFERRGSVAEETSFANAGVVAPGYVTPWAAPGMPAKVLRHLLGSHAPVRLGRPWASGQLGWMWRWWRACSAPVWQANRARMHRLARYSQAHLASLGEQLRIDYEQSRGYLVLLRTPRDLAGNRGSLKLLAELGVRFHLVDGARARAIEPGLNPDTPLHAAVHLPDDGVGNCRQFAHLLRGEAQRLGAQFRFQRSVLAIEAGSQPQLRHADAAGLDARSEPFDAVVVCAALGSPALLKPLGLRLPLAPVHGYSISAPLRLVEGHPDFGPRAAVMDERFKVAISRLGQRVRVAGSAELGGRLDRHDARAIATLYKVLDDWYPGCAQLAQVQQWKGARPMLPDGPPLLGASGAPGVWLNLGHGSSGWALSCGSARVLADQIAGRTPAIDTEGLDISRLRRR, from the coding sequence ATGCGTGTGGCCGTCATCGGCGCCGGCATCGTCGGCGTCACCACTGCGTTTGAGCTGTCCTCGGACGGCCATGCGGTCACGGTGTTCGAGCGCCGCGGCAGCGTGGCCGAAGAAACCAGCTTTGCCAATGCCGGCGTGGTGGCGCCGGGCTATGTCACGCCCTGGGCTGCGCCGGGCATGCCGGCCAAGGTCTTGCGCCACCTGCTGGGCAGCCACGCGCCGGTGCGCCTGGGCCGCCCCTGGGCCAGCGGCCAGCTGGGCTGGATGTGGCGCTGGTGGCGCGCCTGCAGCGCACCGGTGTGGCAGGCCAACCGGGCGCGCATGCACCGCCTGGCGCGCTACAGCCAGGCCCATCTGGCCAGCCTGGGCGAGCAGCTGCGCATCGACTACGAGCAATCGCGCGGCTACCTGGTGCTGCTGCGCACGCCGCGTGATCTGGCCGGCAATCGCGGCAGCCTCAAGCTGCTGGCCGAACTGGGGGTCAGGTTCCATCTGGTGGATGGCGCCCGCGCCCGCGCCATCGAACCCGGCTTGAACCCCGACACGCCGCTGCATGCCGCGGTGCACCTGCCCGACGATGGCGTGGGCAACTGCCGGCAGTTTGCGCACCTGCTGCGCGGCGAGGCGCAGCGCCTGGGCGCGCAGTTCCGCTTCCAGCGCAGCGTGCTGGCCATCGAGGCCGGCAGCCAACCCCAGCTGCGCCATGCCGACGCCGCCGGTCTCGACGCGCGCAGCGAGCCCTTCGATGCGGTGGTGGTCTGCGCCGCGCTCGGCTCGCCCGCATTGCTCAAGCCGCTGGGCCTGCGCCTGCCGCTGGCGCCGGTGCATGGCTACTCGATCAGCGCGCCGCTGCGCCTGGTGGAAGGGCACCCCGATTTCGGCCCCCGCGCGGCGGTGATGGACGAGCGCTTCAAGGTCGCCATCAGCCGCCTGGGGCAGCGGGTGCGGGTGGCCGGCAGTGCCGAGCTGGGCGGCCGGCTCGACCGCCACGATGCGCGCGCCATCGCCACCTTGTACAAGGTGCTGGACGACTGGTACCCCGGCTGCGCCCAGCTGGCCCAGGTGCAGCAGTGGAAGGGCGCGCGCCCGATGCTGCCCGATGGCCCGCCGCTGCTGGGCGCCAGCGGCGCACCCGGCGTGTGGCTGAACCTGGGCCACGGCTCCAGCGGCTGGGCGCTGAGCTGCGGCTCGGCGCGGGTGCTGGCCGACCAGATCGCCGGGCGCACGCCGGCCATCGACACCGAAGGGCTGGATATCTCGCGCCTGCGCCGCCGCTGA
- the rseP gene encoding RIP metalloprotease RseP yields the protein MITTVFAFLLTLGVLILVHEWGHYRVARACGVKVLRFSMGFGRVLWRRQKSAQHTEFVLSALPLGGYVRMLDEREGPVAPHELNQAFNRKPLWQRSAIVAAGPVANLVLAVLLYAAAHWIGITESKPLLSAPLAGSVAERAGMRTGDWVQAWQDEDGQWVPLPSLNELRWQVTQHALQGQPLVLEVSDSQGRGRRHLRLALDELGARDIDAAVMKRIGLGQAYSEPVLGEVKAGGPAALAGLRKGDRVLMVDGRLVADSAELFERIRASGQGLDGGDTARPMDWRVQRDGRELSLAVTPRLVRDGERRIGRIDAFVGGPLQTVLVRLGPIEGLSKGVARTAEVSMLSLRMIGRMLIGEASFKNLSGPLTIADVAGQSVERGLAYYLGFLAMVSVSLGVLNLLPLPMLDGGHLLYFFFEGLTGRPVSDQWLARLQRGGIAILLLMMSVALFNDVARLVGLH from the coding sequence ATGATCACCACCGTGTTCGCGTTCCTGCTCACGCTGGGCGTGCTGATCCTGGTGCATGAGTGGGGCCACTACCGCGTAGCCCGCGCCTGCGGCGTGAAGGTGCTGCGCTTCTCGATGGGCTTCGGCCGCGTGCTCTGGCGCCGGCAAAAAAGCGCCCAGCACACCGAGTTCGTGCTGTCGGCGCTGCCGCTGGGCGGCTATGTGCGCATGCTCGACGAGCGCGAGGGCCCGGTGGCCCCGCACGAGCTGAACCAGGCCTTCAACCGCAAGCCGCTGTGGCAGCGCAGCGCCATCGTGGCCGCCGGCCCGGTGGCCAACCTGGTGCTGGCGGTGCTGCTGTACGCCGCGGCGCACTGGATCGGCATCACCGAAAGCAAGCCGCTGCTGTCGGCGCCGCTGGCCGGCAGCGTGGCCGAGCGCGCCGGCATGCGCACCGGCGACTGGGTGCAGGCCTGGCAGGACGAAGACGGCCAGTGGGTGCCGCTGCCCTCGCTGAACGAACTGCGCTGGCAGGTCACCCAGCATGCGCTGCAGGGCCAGCCGCTGGTGCTGGAGGTCAGCGACAGCCAGGGCCGCGGCCGGCGCCATCTGCGCCTGGCGCTCGACGAACTGGGCGCTCGCGACATCGACGCCGCGGTGATGAAGCGCATCGGCCTGGGCCAGGCCTACAGCGAGCCGGTGCTGGGCGAGGTCAAGGCCGGCGGCCCGGCCGCGCTGGCCGGCCTGCGCAAGGGCGACCGGGTGCTGATGGTCGACGGCCGCCTGGTGGCCGATTCGGCCGAGCTGTTCGAGCGCATCCGCGCGTCTGGCCAGGGTCTGGACGGCGGCGACACCGCCCGCCCCATGGACTGGCGCGTGCAGCGCGACGGCCGCGAACTGAGCCTGGCCGTCACGCCGCGCCTGGTGCGCGACGGCGAGCGCCGCATCGGCCGCATCGACGCCTTCGTGGGCGGCCCGCTGCAGACCGTGCTGGTGCGGCTGGGGCCCATTGAGGGCCTCAGCAAGGGCGTGGCGCGCACGGCCGAGGTGTCGATGCTGTCGCTGCGCATGATCGGCCGCATGCTGATCGGTGAAGCCTCGTTCAAGAACCTCAGCGGCCCGCTCACCATCGCCGACGTGGCCGGGCAGTCGGTCGAGCGCGGCCTGGCCTACTACCTCGGTTTCCTGGCCATGGTGAGCGTCAGCCTCGGGGTGCTGAACCTGCTGCCGCTGCCCATGCTGGACGGCGGCCACCTGCTATATTTCTTCTTCGAGGGTCTGACCGGCCGCCCGGTCTCCGATCAGTGGCTCGCCCGCCTGCAACGGGGCGGCATTGCGATCCTGCTGCTGATGATGTCGGTGGCCCTCTTCAACGATGTGGCCCGCCTGGTGGGCCTGCACTGA
- a CDS encoding amidase has product MDFQINPKIIASGRGPDLCAAAGIVHRGEATATALLVQSLTAADTPAAEHAFVRRFDAQARAAAMAVDHAHDAGAPVPALAGLAVSIKDLFDVGGQPTTAGSASMADAEPAAADCPAVARMRAAGAALIGHTNLSEFAFSGVGINPHHGTPANPVTQVLNATPRIPGGSSSGAAVSVASGAAWAALGSDTGGSIRIPAALQGLVGFKSTQRRVPLDGAIPLSTTLDTACAITRSVRDAALVHGILAARTPHPLARPLGALRLAVVQTVMLDGLDTEVGRSFEQALALLRAAGAQLEELPLAQLNELANLQAQGGFAAAESWAWHRQRLDSREHLYDPRVALRIRRGQAMGAADYIDLIDARRHWIAAVESRLASFDAVLSPTVPMVAPPLAPLLGNDQRFFAINTLLLRNPSVVNMLDGCALSLPCQAPGQMPVGLMVWGPALADDTVLGVSQVIETTLAAAFHGSH; this is encoded by the coding sequence ATGGACTTCCAGATAAACCCGAAGATTATAGCATCCGGACGCGGTCCGGATCTGTGCGCTGCAGCGGGCATCGTTCACCGCGGCGAGGCCACCGCCACCGCCCTGCTGGTGCAGTCGCTCACCGCGGCCGACACGCCGGCGGCTGAGCATGCCTTCGTGCGCCGCTTCGACGCCCAGGCCCGCGCGGCGGCGATGGCCGTCGACCATGCCCACGATGCCGGCGCGCCGGTGCCGGCCCTGGCCGGTCTGGCGGTGTCGATCAAGGATTTGTTCGACGTCGGCGGCCAGCCCACCACCGCCGGCTCGGCCTCGATGGCCGACGCCGAACCCGCGGCTGCCGACTGCCCCGCCGTGGCCCGGATGCGCGCTGCCGGCGCGGCGCTGATCGGCCACACCAACCTGAGCGAATTCGCGTTCTCGGGCGTCGGCATCAATCCGCACCATGGCACGCCGGCCAATCCGGTGACCCAGGTGCTCAACGCCACACCGCGCATTCCGGGCGGCTCGAGCTCGGGCGCCGCGGTCAGCGTGGCCAGCGGCGCCGCCTGGGCGGCGCTGGGCTCCGACACCGGCGGCTCGATCCGCATCCCGGCCGCGCTGCAGGGCCTGGTGGGCTTCAAGAGCACGCAGCGGCGGGTGCCGCTGGACGGCGCGATTCCGCTGTCGACCACGCTGGACACCGCCTGCGCCATCACCCGCAGCGTGCGCGACGCGGCACTGGTGCACGGCATCCTGGCGGCGCGCACGCCTCACCCGCTGGCCCGGCCGCTGGGCGCGCTGCGCCTGGCAGTGGTGCAGACGGTGATGCTCGACGGCCTGGACACCGAGGTCGGCCGCAGCTTCGAGCAGGCGCTGGCCCTGCTGCGCGCGGCGGGCGCGCAGCTCGAGGAGCTGCCGCTGGCCCAGCTCAACGAGCTGGCCAACCTGCAGGCGCAGGGCGGCTTTGCCGCGGCCGAGAGCTGGGCCTGGCACCGCCAGCGCCTTGATTCGCGCGAGCACCTGTATGACCCGCGCGTGGCGCTGCGCATCCGCCGCGGCCAGGCCATGGGCGCGGCCGACTACATTGATCTGATCGACGCCCGCCGCCACTGGATTGCCGCCGTCGAGTCGCGGCTGGCCAGCTTTGATGCGGTGCTGTCGCCCACCGTGCCGATGGTGGCGCCGCCCCTGGCCCCGCTGCTGGGCAACGACCAGCGCTTTTTTGCCATCAACACGCTGCTGCTGCGCAACCCCTCGGTGGTGAACATGCTGGACGGCTGCGCGCTGTCGCTGCCCTGCCAGGCGCCGGGCCAGATGCCGGTGGGCCTGATGGTCTGGGGCCCGGCACTGGCCGATGACACGGTGCTGGGCGTGTCGCAGGTGATCGAGACCACGCTGGCCGCGGCCTTCCACGGCAGCCACTGA
- the ispC gene encoding 1-deoxy-D-xylulose-5-phosphate reductoisomerase, with protein sequence MLERVCILGATGSVGTSTLDVMALHPDRYEAFALTAQHRVDDLAALCRRWRPRYAVVGTAAQAAQLRSLLAADSLATEVLHGPQALAEVAAHPEVDRVMAAIVGAAGLPACIAAARAGKKLMLANKEALVVGGRLFMQAVREGGAELLPIDSEHSAIFQCLPEDRRAWPQRIARIVLTASGGPFRTRDPATLHSVTPEQAVAHPNWVMGRKISVDSATMMNKALEVIEARWLFDLAPEQIEVVLHPQSIIHSMVVCRDNSVLAQLGTPDMKVPIAVGLAWPERIASGADALDFLKLAALSFEPADAMRFPGLQLAYDALRGPEGSTTVLNAANEVAVAAFLDRQLRFTDIHRVNADTVAALIPGAADAATLDDLLALDGRARSLALAHVQACSKAFAR encoded by the coding sequence ATGCTTGAACGTGTCTGCATCCTCGGCGCCACCGGATCGGTGGGCACCAGCACGCTGGACGTGATGGCGCTGCACCCCGACCGCTATGAAGCCTTTGCGCTCACGGCCCAGCACCGGGTGGATGACCTGGCCGCGCTGTGCCGGCGCTGGCGCCCGCGCTACGCCGTGGTGGGCACGGCCGCGCAGGCCGCGCAGCTGCGCAGCCTGCTGGCCGCCGACAGCCTGGCCACCGAGGTGCTGCACGGCCCGCAGGCCCTGGCCGAGGTGGCGGCGCACCCCGAGGTCGATCGCGTGATGGCGGCCATTGTGGGCGCCGCCGGCCTGCCGGCCTGCATTGCGGCGGCCCGCGCCGGCAAGAAGCTGATGCTGGCCAACAAGGAAGCCCTGGTGGTGGGCGGCCGGCTGTTCATGCAGGCCGTGCGCGAAGGCGGCGCCGAGCTGCTGCCCATCGACAGCGAGCACTCGGCCATCTTCCAGTGCCTGCCCGAAGACCGCCGCGCCTGGCCGCAGCGCATCGCGCGCATCGTGCTCACCGCCTCGGGCGGGCCGTTCCGCACGCGTGATCCGGCCACGCTGCACAGCGTGACGCCCGAGCAGGCCGTGGCCCATCCCAACTGGGTGATGGGCCGCAAGATCTCGGTCGACTCGGCCACCATGATGAACAAGGCGCTCGAGGTGATCGAGGCGCGCTGGCTGTTCGACCTGGCGCCCGAGCAGATCGAGGTGGTGCTGCACCCGCAAAGCATCATCCACTCGATGGTGGTGTGCCGCGACAACTCGGTGCTGGCCCAGCTGGGCACGCCCGACATGAAGGTGCCCATCGCCGTGGGCCTGGCCTGGCCCGAGCGCATTGCCTCCGGCGCCGATGCGCTGGATTTTCTGAAGCTGGCCGCGCTCAGCTTCGAGCCGGCCGATGCGATGCGCTTTCCGGGCCTGCAGCTGGCCTACGACGCGCTGCGCGGCCCCGAGGGCAGCACCACGGTGCTGAACGCGGCCAACGAGGTGGCGGTGGCCGCCTTTCTCGACCGGCAGCTGCGCTTCACCGACATCCACCGCGTCAACGCCGACACCGTGGCGGCGTTGATTCCAGGCGCCGCCGACGCGGCCACGCTCGATGACCTGCTGGCGCTCGATGGGCGCGCCCGCAGCCTGGCCCTGGCCCATGTGCAGGCCTGCTCCAAGGCGTTTGCCCGATGA
- the uppS gene encoding polyprenyl diphosphate synthase produces the protein MTRDPAVPRHVAIVMDGNGRWAKKRFLPRFFGHKAGVDALVKVIDACADRGIEHLTVFAFSSENWKRPEDEVSGLMGLVLVAVTKYLAKLAKDGVKIVIVGDREAVSDRLRAAWAEAEQATRHNTRITLSVAFNYGGRWDVVQAARQAVRDGLAPEAITEQALSERMAMRHAPDPDLFIRTGGEVRISNFLLWQVAYSELVFTDCLWPDFDAAALDAALSDYAGRERRFGAVLPTAP, from the coding sequence ATGACGCGTGATCCGGCGGTGCCGCGCCACGTGGCCATCGTGATGGATGGCAATGGCCGCTGGGCCAAGAAGCGCTTTCTGCCGCGGTTCTTCGGCCACAAGGCCGGGGTGGATGCGCTGGTCAAGGTGATCGATGCCTGCGCCGACCGCGGCATCGAGCACCTCACCGTGTTCGCCTTCTCGTCCGAGAACTGGAAGCGCCCCGAAGACGAAGTCTCCGGCCTGATGGGCCTGGTGCTGGTGGCGGTGACCAAGTACCTGGCCAAGCTGGCCAAGGACGGGGTCAAGATCGTCATCGTGGGCGACCGCGAGGCGGTCAGCGACCGCCTGCGCGCCGCCTGGGCCGAGGCCGAGCAGGCCACCCGGCACAACACCCGCATCACGCTCAGCGTGGCCTTCAACTACGGTGGCCGCTGGGACGTGGTGCAGGCCGCGCGCCAGGCCGTGCGCGACGGGCTGGCGCCCGAGGCCATCACCGAGCAGGCGCTGAGCGAGCGCATGGCCATGCGCCATGCACCCGACCCCGACCTGTTCATCCGCACCGGCGGCGAGGTGCGCATCAGCAACTTCCTGCTGTGGCAGGTGGCCTACTCGGAGCTGGTGTTCACCGACTGCCTGTGGCCCGACTTCGACGCCGCGGCGCTGGACGCCGCACTGTCCGATTACGCCGGGCGCGAGCGCCGCTTCGGCGCCGTCCTGCCCACGGCGCCCTGA
- the pyrH gene encoding UMP kinase: MPAYKRILLKLSGEALMGDDAYGINRAVIVRMVQEVKEITDLGVEVAVVIGGGNIFRGVAGGSVGMDRATADYMGMLATVMNALALADAMRVEGVTARVMSAIAIEQVVESYVRPKALQYLEEGKVVVFAAGTGNPFFTTDTAAALRGAEIGAEVVLKATKVDGVYTADPKKDPSATRYASVSFDEAIAKNLQVLDATAFALCRDQKLPIKVFSIFKPGALKRVVMGEDEGTLVHV; encoded by the coding sequence ATGCCGGCCTACAAGCGCATTCTTCTCAAGCTCTCTGGCGAAGCCCTGATGGGCGACGACGCCTATGGCATCAACCGCGCCGTGATCGTGCGCATGGTGCAGGAGGTCAAGGAGATCACCGACCTCGGCGTCGAGGTGGCCGTGGTGATCGGCGGCGGCAACATCTTCCGTGGCGTGGCCGGCGGCTCAGTGGGCATGGACCGCGCCACCGCCGACTACATGGGCATGCTGGCCACCGTGATGAACGCGCTGGCGCTGGCCGACGCGATGCGCGTCGAGGGCGTCACTGCCCGCGTGATGTCGGCCATTGCCATCGAGCAGGTGGTCGAGAGCTATGTGCGGCCCAAGGCGCTGCAGTACCTCGAGGAAGGCAAGGTCGTCGTGTTTGCCGCCGGCACCGGCAACCCCTTCTTCACCACCGACACCGCCGCCGCGCTGCGCGGCGCCGAGATCGGTGCCGAGGTGGTGCTCAAGGCCACCAAGGTGGACGGCGTCTACACCGCCGATCCCAAGAAAGACCCGTCGGCCACGCGCTACGCCAGCGTGAGCTTCGACGAGGCCATTGCCAAGAACCTGCAGGTGCTGGACGCCACCGCCTTTGCGCTGTGCCGCGACCAGAAGCTGCCGATCAAGGTGTTCTCGATCTTCAAGCCCGGCGCGCTCAAGCGCGTGGTGATGGGCGAGGACGAAGGCACCCTGGTTCACGTCTGA
- a CDS encoding phosphatidate cytidylyltransferase has protein sequence MLRQRVITALVLLGVLLPALFAPMAWPFAALSLLLIGAAGWEWSRLNGRAGAVAVATGLAVVAVSVILGLDKALPEQRGLWWPATLAWVVAGGLALRAGPQGWPRLPLALRWLIGVALLAVGWNAIAAARVIGINFLLSAMALVWMADIAAYFGGRAFGRRKLAPGISPGKSWEGVFSGWVGVLLLAWLWVWVDRHHALGSASLYTQLLGTFGWWALVLGCLGLAGLSVVGDLFESLVKRACGAKDSSGLLPGHGGVLDRIDALLPVLPAAMALISL, from the coding sequence ATGCTGCGCCAGCGCGTGATCACCGCCCTCGTGCTGCTGGGCGTGCTGTTGCCGGCCCTGTTTGCGCCGATGGCCTGGCCCTTTGCCGCGCTGTCGCTGCTGCTGATCGGCGCCGCCGGCTGGGAATGGTCGCGCCTGAACGGCCGCGCCGGCGCCGTGGCCGTGGCCACTGGCCTGGCGGTGGTGGCGGTGTCGGTCATCCTCGGCCTCGACAAGGCCTTGCCCGAGCAGCGCGGCCTGTGGTGGCCGGCCACGCTGGCCTGGGTGGTGGCGGGCGGCCTGGCCCTGCGTGCCGGGCCGCAGGGCTGGCCGCGGCTGCCGCTGGCGCTGCGCTGGCTGATCGGCGTGGCGCTGCTGGCGGTGGGCTGGAACGCCATTGCCGCGGCGCGCGTCATCGGCATCAATTTTCTGCTGTCGGCCATGGCCCTGGTGTGGATGGCCGACATTGCCGCCTACTTCGGCGGCCGCGCCTTTGGCCGCCGCAAGCTGGCACCCGGCATCAGCCCGGGCAAGAGCTGGGAAGGCGTGTTCTCGGGCTGGGTCGGCGTGCTGCTGCTGGCCTGGCTGTGGGTCTGGGTCGACCGCCACCACGCGCTGGGCTCGGCCAGCCTGTACACCCAGCTGCTGGGCACCTTTGGCTGGTGGGCCCTGGTGCTGGGCTGCCTGGGCCTGGCCGGCCTGAGCGTGGTGGGCGACCTGTTCGAGTCGCTGGTCAAGCGCGCCTGCGGCGCCAAGGATTCCAGCGGCCTGCTGCCCGGCCACGGCGGCGTGCTCGACCGCATCGACGCGCTGCTGCCGGTGCTGCCCGCCGCCATGGCGCTGATCAGCCTCTGA
- the rpsB gene encoding 30S ribosomal protein S2, protein MSVTMREMLEAGVHFGHQTRFWNPKMAPFIYGHRNKIHIINLEKTLPKFQEAMAFVRQLSARRGTILIIGTKRQAREVVALEAGRCNMPFVDQRWLGGMLTNFKTVKGSLKKLKDMQAQREGGLETMTKKEGLMFEREIAKLEKDIGGIQDLTALPDAIFCIDVGYHKIAVAEAKKLGIPVIGVVDTNHSPEGIDYVIPGNDDSAKAVALYAKAVADAVLEGKANAVNDVVAAVAAGGDEFVEVSEEA, encoded by the coding sequence ATGTCCGTCACCATGCGTGAAATGCTGGAAGCCGGTGTCCATTTCGGTCACCAAACCCGCTTCTGGAACCCCAAGATGGCCCCGTTCATTTACGGCCATCGCAACAAGATCCACATCATCAACCTGGAGAAGACGCTTCCGAAGTTCCAGGAAGCGATGGCCTTCGTGCGCCAGCTCTCCGCCCGCCGCGGCACCATCCTGATCATCGGCACCAAGCGCCAGGCGCGCGAGGTGGTGGCTCTCGAGGCCGGCCGTTGCAACATGCCCTTCGTCGACCAGCGCTGGCTCGGCGGCATGCTGACCAACTTCAAGACCGTCAAGGGTTCGCTGAAGAAGCTCAAGGACATGCAGGCCCAGCGCGAAGGCGGTCTGGAAACCATGACCAAGAAGGAAGGCCTGATGTTCGAGCGCGAGATCGCCAAGCTCGAGAAGGACATCGGCGGCATCCAGGACCTGACCGCGCTGCCTGACGCGATCTTCTGCATCGACGTCGGCTATCACAAGATTGCCGTGGCCGAGGCCAAGAAGCTGGGCATCCCGGTGATCGGCGTGGTCGACACCAACCACTCGCCCGAAGGCATCGACTACGTGATCCCCGGCAACGACGACTCGGCCAAGGCCGTGGCGCTGTACGCCAAGGCCGTGGCCGACGCCGTGCTGGAAGGCAAGGCCAATGCCGTGAACGACGTGGTGGCCGCTGTGGCCGCCGGCGGCGACGAATTCGTCGAAGTCAGCGAAGAAGCCTGA
- the tsf gene encoding translation elongation factor Ts: MPAITASMVAELRAKTDAPMMECKKALTEADGDMVRAEEILRVKLGNKAGKAAARITAEGVIAAAVEGQTGAMIEVNCETDFVTKNDSFLAFAKACAQLAAAHAPASVEALSALPLSQDGFGPTVEDVRKGLIGKIGENMSIRRFKHYANGGTLANYLHGTRIGVVVEFDGSDVAAKDVAMHVAAMKPAALSSAEVPAELVEKERKIAAEKAAESGKPADIVAKMVEGSVQKFLKEVSLLDQVFVKAADGKQTVAAYLKAANTSVKSFTLYVVGEGIEKKVDDFAAEVAAQVAAAKGQ, translated from the coding sequence ATGCCTGCAATCACCGCCAGCATGGTGGCCGAACTGCGCGCCAAGACCGACGCACCGATGATGGAGTGCAAGAAGGCCCTCACCGAGGCCGACGGCGACATGGTGCGTGCCGAGGAGATCCTGCGCGTCAAGCTGGGCAACAAGGCCGGCAAGGCCGCCGCCCGCATCACCGCCGAAGGCGTGATCGCCGCCGCGGTGGAAGGCCAGACCGGCGCGATGATCGAAGTCAACTGCGAGACCGACTTCGTCACCAAGAACGACTCGTTCCTGGCCTTCGCCAAGGCCTGCGCCCAGCTGGCCGCCGCCCATGCACCGGCCAGCGTCGAGGCGCTGTCGGCGCTGCCGCTGAGCCAGGACGGCTTCGGCCCCACGGTGGAAGACGTGCGCAAGGGCCTGATCGGCAAGATCGGCGAGAACATGTCGATCCGCCGCTTCAAGCACTACGCCAACGGCGGCACGCTGGCCAACTACCTGCACGGCACGCGTATCGGCGTGGTGGTCGAGTTCGACGGCAGCGATGTGGCCGCCAAGGACGTGGCCATGCACGTGGCCGCCATGAAGCCGGCCGCGCTGTCGTCGGCCGAAGTGCCCGCCGAGCTGGTCGAGAAGGAGCGCAAGATCGCTGCCGAGAAGGCCGCCGAGAGCGGCAAGCCGGCCGACATCGTGGCCAAGATGGTTGAAGGCTCGGTGCAGAAGTTCCTGAAGGAAGTCTCGCTGCTCGACCAGGTGTTCGTGAAGGCCGCCGACGGCAAGCAGACCGTGGCCGCCTACCTGAAGGCCGCCAACACCAGCGTCAAGAGCTTCACGCTCTACGTGGTGGGCGAGGGCATCGAGAAGAAGGTTGACGACTTCGCGGCCGAAGTGGCTGCCCAGGTGGCCGCGGCCAAGGGCCAGTAA
- the frr gene encoding ribosome recycling factor encodes MTIADIKKNADAKMAKTIEAFKSELQKIRTGRAHPGILDQVSVDYYGSPVPISQVANVTLLDARTISVQPWEKGMGAKIEKAIRESDLGLNPASQGDLIRVPMPALTEERRKDLTKVVRHAGEDAKVAARNLRRDANEQLKKLLKDKLVTEDDERRAQDEVQKLTDRTVTEIDKLVQGKEAEILAV; translated from the coding sequence ATGACGATCGCCGACATCAAGAAGAACGCCGACGCCAAGATGGCCAAGACCATCGAGGCTTTCAAGTCCGAGCTGCAGAAGATCCGCACCGGCCGCGCCCATCCGGGCATCCTCGACCAGGTGAGCGTGGATTACTACGGCTCGCCCGTGCCGATCAGCCAGGTGGCCAACGTCACGCTGCTCGATGCCCGCACGATCAGCGTGCAGCCCTGGGAAAAGGGCATGGGCGCCAAGATCGAGAAGGCCATCCGCGAAAGCGACCTGGGCCTCAACCCGGCCTCGCAGGGCGACCTGATCCGCGTGCCGATGCCGGCGCTGACCGAAGAGCGCCGCAAGGACCTGACCAAGGTGGTGCGCCATGCCGGCGAAGATGCCAAGGTGGCCGCGCGCAACCTGCGCCGCGACGCCAACGAGCAGCTGAAGAAGCTGCTCAAGGACAAGCTGGTCACCGAGGACGACGAGCGCCGCGCCCAGGACGAGGTGCAAAAGCTCACCGACCGCACCGTGACCGAGATCGACAAGCTCGTGCAGGGCAAGGAAGCCGAGATCCTGGCCGTCTGA